A stretch of Prinia subflava isolate CZ2003 ecotype Zambia chromosome 14, Cam_Psub_1.2, whole genome shotgun sequence DNA encodes these proteins:
- the SEMA3F gene encoding semaphorin-3F isoform X1 yields the protein MPVVSVLLWATLLTLGWRAAHPKDHGFATPRVQLSFKELKATGTAHFFNFLLNSSDYRILLKDEDHDRMYVGSKDYVLSLDLHDINREPLIIHWPASQQRIEECILSGKNSNGECGNFIRLIQPWNRTHLYVCGTGAYNPICAFVNRGRKAQGFPPSQPGGRESRATDSPLSPRPAQSKDYIFYLEPDKLESGKGKCSYDPKVDTVSALINEELYAGVYIDFMGTDAAIFRTMGKQTAMRTDQYNSRWLNDPAFVRAQLIPDSSERNDDKLYFFFREKSADAPLSPGVYSRIGRICLNDDGGHCCLVNKWSTFLKARLVCSVPGPDGIETHFDELQDVFIQQTQDTKNPVIYAVFSASGSVFKGSAVCVYSMADIRMVFNGPFAHKEGPNYQWMPYTGKMPYPRPGTCPGGTFTPSMKSTKDYPDEVINFMRAHPLMYHAVYPTHRRPLVVRTNVNYRFTTVAVDQVDAADGRYEVLFLGTDRGTVQKVIVLPRDDMETEELMLEEIEVFKVPAPIKTMTISSKRQQLYVSSAVGVTHLALHRCDVYGEACADCCLARDPYCAWDGSACTRYSASSKRRSRRQDVRHGNPIRQCRGYNSNANKNTVEAVQYGVEGSTAFLECQPRSPQASIKWLLQKDNSDRRKELRVEGRVLRTEQGLLLRALQLSDSGLYSCTATENNFKHTVTKVQLRVLSSRAVHAVLVQAETPPGLPGAPTPRYQDLLQLLTQPEMGLLDQYCQGYWRHTAASPPQPLAGLKAKEQQDQKKPRNRRNHQPETYGHT from the exons ATGCCCGTGGTCAGTGTCCTCCTTTGGGCCACCCTGCTGACTCTGGGCTGGCGGGCTGCCCATCCCAAGGACCACGGCTTCGCTACCCCCAGGGTCCAGCTCTCCTTCAAAG AGCTGAAGGCGACGGGCACAGCACACTTTTTCAACTTCCTCCTCAACTCCAGTGACTACCGCATCCTGCTGAAGGACGAGGACCACGACCGCATGTATGTGGGCAGCAAGGACTACGTCCTCTCGCTGGACCTGCACGACATCAACCGCGAGCCCCTCATC ATCCATTGGCCCGCGTCCCAGCAGAGGATCGAGGAGTGCATCCTGTCAGGCAAGAACAGCAAT ggaGAGTGCGGCAACTTCATCCGCCTGATCCAGCCCTGGAACCGGACACACCTCTACGTGTGTGGCACTGGCGCCTACAACCCCATCTGTGCCTTTGTCAACCGCGGGCGCAAAGCGCAG ggGTTTCCGCCGAGCCAGCCGGGAGGCCGGGAAAGCAGAGCCACCGACAGCCCCCTCAGCCCGAGACCAGCACAAAGCAAG GATTATATCTTCTACCTGGAGCCAGACAAGCTGGAGTCAGGCAAGGGAAAGTGTTCCTACGACCCCAAAGTAGACACCGTCTCTGCATTAATAA atgaggaacttTATGCTGGTGTCTACATCGACTTCATGGGCACGGACGCAGCCATCTTCCGCACCATGGGCAAGCAGACAGCCATGAGGACAGACCAGTACAATTCCCGCTGGCTCAATG ACCCAGCCTTTGTCCGTGCCCAGCTCATCCCTGACAGCAGCGAGAGGAATGATGACAAGCTCTACTTCTTCTTTCGAGAGAAGTCTGCTGATGCCCCACTGAGTCCTGGGGTCTATTCCCGCATCGGGCGCATCTGCCTG AATGACGACGGGGGCCACTGCTGCCTTGTGAACAAGTGGAGCACCTTCCTGAAGGCCCGGCTCGTCTGCTCTGTGCCGGGACCCGATGGAATTGAAACGCACTTCGATGAGCTCC AGGACGTCTTCATCCAGCAGACTCAGGACACCAAGAACCCTGTTATCTACGCTGTGTTCTCTGCTTCGGG GTCGGTCTTCAagggctctgctgtgtgtgTCTACTCGATGGCTGACATCCGCATGGTCTTCAACGGGCCCTTTGCCCACAAGGAGGGACCCAACTACCAGTGGATGCCCTACACAGGAAAAATGCCCTACCCCCGCCCAGGCACT TGCCCTGGGGGGACCTTCACCCCATCCATGAAGTCAACCAAGGACTACCCCGACGAGGTGATCAACTTCATGCGCGCGCACCCGCTGATGTACCACGCCGTGTACCCCACGCACCGCCGGCCGCTGGTGGTGCGCACCAATGTCAACTACCGCTTCACCACCGTGGCCGTGGACCAGGTGGACGCGGCAGACGGGCGCTATGAGGTGCTTTTCCTGGGCACAG ATCGGGGCACTGTGCAGAAGGTCATTGTGCTTCCCCGGGATGACATGGAGACAGAGGAGCTCATGCTGGAGGAGATTGAAGTGTTCAAG GTGCCAGCACCCATCAAGACGATGACCATCTCCTCCAAGAGG CAACAGCTGTATGTGTCCTCGGCTGTAGGCGTGACCCACCTGGCCCTGCACCGCTGTGACGTGTACGGGGAGGCCTGTGCTGACTGCTGCCTCGCCCGGGATCCCTACTGTGCCTGGGATGGCAGCGCCTGCACCCGCTACTCCGCCTCCTCCAAGAG GCGGAGCCGGCGGCAGGACGTCCGGCACGGCAACCCCATCCGGCAGTGCCGGGGCTACAACTCCAATG CTAACAAGAATACTGTGGAGGCCGTACAGTACGGGGtggagggcagcacagccttcCTGGAGTGCCAGCCCCGCTCGCCCCAGGCCAGCATCaagtggctgctgcagaaggaCAACAGCGACCGGCGGAAAGAG cTGCGGGTGGAGGGCCGGGTGCTGCGCACGGAGCAGGGCTTGCTGCTGCGTGCCCTCCAGCTCAGCGACAGCGGCCTCTACTCCTGCACCGCCACCGAGAACAACTTCAAGCACACGGTGACCAAGGTGCAGCTCCGCGTCCTCAGCAGCCGCGCCGTTCACGCCGTGCTGGTCCAGGCGGAGACGCCCCCTGGCCTGCCGGGTGCCCCCACTCCCCGCTACCAggacctgctgcagctcctcacccagCCCGAAATGGGACTCCTGGATCAGTACTGCCAGGGCTACTGGCGGCACACGGCTGCCAGCCCCCCACAGCCGCTGGCTGGCCTCAAagccaaggagcagcaggaccagaAGAAGCCTCGAAACCGCCGGAATCACCAGCCAGAGACCTATGGGCATACATGA
- the SEMA3F gene encoding semaphorin-3F isoform X2, with the protein MPVVSVLLWATLLTLGWRAAHPKDHGFATPRVQLSFKELKATGTAHFFNFLLNSSDYRILLKDEDHDRMYVGSKDYVLSLDLHDINREPLIIHWPASQQRIEECILSGKNSNGECGNFIRLIQPWNRTHLYVCGTGAYNPICAFVNRGRKAQDYIFYLEPDKLESGKGKCSYDPKVDTVSALINEELYAGVYIDFMGTDAAIFRTMGKQTAMRTDQYNSRWLNDPAFVRAQLIPDSSERNDDKLYFFFREKSADAPLSPGVYSRIGRICLNDDGGHCCLVNKWSTFLKARLVCSVPGPDGIETHFDELQDVFIQQTQDTKNPVIYAVFSASGSVFKGSAVCVYSMADIRMVFNGPFAHKEGPNYQWMPYTGKMPYPRPGTCPGGTFTPSMKSTKDYPDEVINFMRAHPLMYHAVYPTHRRPLVVRTNVNYRFTTVAVDQVDAADGRYEVLFLGTDRGTVQKVIVLPRDDMETEELMLEEIEVFKVPAPIKTMTISSKRQQLYVSSAVGVTHLALHRCDVYGEACADCCLARDPYCAWDGSACTRYSASSKRRSRRQDVRHGNPIRQCRGYNSNANKNTVEAVQYGVEGSTAFLECQPRSPQASIKWLLQKDNSDRRKELRVEGRVLRTEQGLLLRALQLSDSGLYSCTATENNFKHTVTKVQLRVLSSRAVHAVLVQAETPPGLPGAPTPRYQDLLQLLTQPEMGLLDQYCQGYWRHTAASPPQPLAGLKAKEQQDQKKPRNRRNHQPETYGHT; encoded by the exons ATGCCCGTGGTCAGTGTCCTCCTTTGGGCCACCCTGCTGACTCTGGGCTGGCGGGCTGCCCATCCCAAGGACCACGGCTTCGCTACCCCCAGGGTCCAGCTCTCCTTCAAAG AGCTGAAGGCGACGGGCACAGCACACTTTTTCAACTTCCTCCTCAACTCCAGTGACTACCGCATCCTGCTGAAGGACGAGGACCACGACCGCATGTATGTGGGCAGCAAGGACTACGTCCTCTCGCTGGACCTGCACGACATCAACCGCGAGCCCCTCATC ATCCATTGGCCCGCGTCCCAGCAGAGGATCGAGGAGTGCATCCTGTCAGGCAAGAACAGCAAT ggaGAGTGCGGCAACTTCATCCGCCTGATCCAGCCCTGGAACCGGACACACCTCTACGTGTGTGGCACTGGCGCCTACAACCCCATCTGTGCCTTTGTCAACCGCGGGCGCAAAGCGCAG GATTATATCTTCTACCTGGAGCCAGACAAGCTGGAGTCAGGCAAGGGAAAGTGTTCCTACGACCCCAAAGTAGACACCGTCTCTGCATTAATAA atgaggaacttTATGCTGGTGTCTACATCGACTTCATGGGCACGGACGCAGCCATCTTCCGCACCATGGGCAAGCAGACAGCCATGAGGACAGACCAGTACAATTCCCGCTGGCTCAATG ACCCAGCCTTTGTCCGTGCCCAGCTCATCCCTGACAGCAGCGAGAGGAATGATGACAAGCTCTACTTCTTCTTTCGAGAGAAGTCTGCTGATGCCCCACTGAGTCCTGGGGTCTATTCCCGCATCGGGCGCATCTGCCTG AATGACGACGGGGGCCACTGCTGCCTTGTGAACAAGTGGAGCACCTTCCTGAAGGCCCGGCTCGTCTGCTCTGTGCCGGGACCCGATGGAATTGAAACGCACTTCGATGAGCTCC AGGACGTCTTCATCCAGCAGACTCAGGACACCAAGAACCCTGTTATCTACGCTGTGTTCTCTGCTTCGGG GTCGGTCTTCAagggctctgctgtgtgtgTCTACTCGATGGCTGACATCCGCATGGTCTTCAACGGGCCCTTTGCCCACAAGGAGGGACCCAACTACCAGTGGATGCCCTACACAGGAAAAATGCCCTACCCCCGCCCAGGCACT TGCCCTGGGGGGACCTTCACCCCATCCATGAAGTCAACCAAGGACTACCCCGACGAGGTGATCAACTTCATGCGCGCGCACCCGCTGATGTACCACGCCGTGTACCCCACGCACCGCCGGCCGCTGGTGGTGCGCACCAATGTCAACTACCGCTTCACCACCGTGGCCGTGGACCAGGTGGACGCGGCAGACGGGCGCTATGAGGTGCTTTTCCTGGGCACAG ATCGGGGCACTGTGCAGAAGGTCATTGTGCTTCCCCGGGATGACATGGAGACAGAGGAGCTCATGCTGGAGGAGATTGAAGTGTTCAAG GTGCCAGCACCCATCAAGACGATGACCATCTCCTCCAAGAGG CAACAGCTGTATGTGTCCTCGGCTGTAGGCGTGACCCACCTGGCCCTGCACCGCTGTGACGTGTACGGGGAGGCCTGTGCTGACTGCTGCCTCGCCCGGGATCCCTACTGTGCCTGGGATGGCAGCGCCTGCACCCGCTACTCCGCCTCCTCCAAGAG GCGGAGCCGGCGGCAGGACGTCCGGCACGGCAACCCCATCCGGCAGTGCCGGGGCTACAACTCCAATG CTAACAAGAATACTGTGGAGGCCGTACAGTACGGGGtggagggcagcacagccttcCTGGAGTGCCAGCCCCGCTCGCCCCAGGCCAGCATCaagtggctgctgcagaaggaCAACAGCGACCGGCGGAAAGAG cTGCGGGTGGAGGGCCGGGTGCTGCGCACGGAGCAGGGCTTGCTGCTGCGTGCCCTCCAGCTCAGCGACAGCGGCCTCTACTCCTGCACCGCCACCGAGAACAACTTCAAGCACACGGTGACCAAGGTGCAGCTCCGCGTCCTCAGCAGCCGCGCCGTTCACGCCGTGCTGGTCCAGGCGGAGACGCCCCCTGGCCTGCCGGGTGCCCCCACTCCCCGCTACCAggacctgctgcagctcctcacccagCCCGAAATGGGACTCCTGGATCAGTACTGCCAGGGCTACTGGCGGCACACGGCTGCCAGCCCCCCACAGCCGCTGGCTGGCCTCAAagccaaggagcagcaggaccagaAGAAGCCTCGAAACCGCCGGAATCACCAGCCAGAGACCTATGGGCATACATGA
- the GNAT1 gene encoding guanine nucleotide-binding protein G(t) subunit alpha-1, with translation MGAGASAEEKHSRELEKKLKEDAEKDARTVKLLLLGAGESGKSTIVKQMKIIHQDGYSLEECLEFIAIIYSNTLQSMLAIVRAMTTLSIQYGDTARQDDARKLLHLSDTIEEGTMPKEMSEIIGRLWKDTGIQACFDRASEYQLNDSAGYYLSDLERLVTPGYVPTEQDVLRSRVKTTGIIETQFSFKDLNFRMFDVGGQRSERKKWIHCFEGVTCIIFIAALSAYDMVLVEDDEVNRMHESLHLFNSICNHRYFATTSIVLFLNKKDVFLEKIKKAHLSICFPDYDGPNTYDDAGNYIKLQFLELNMRRDVKEIYSHMTCATDTENVKFVFDAVTDIIIKENLKDCGLF, from the exons ATGGGAGCCGGGGCCAGCGCCGAGGAGAAGCATTCGCGAGAGCTGGAGAAGAAGCTCAAGGAAGACGCTGAGAAGGATGCCAGGACTgtcaagctgctgctgctgg GAGCAGGAGAGTCGGGAAAGAGCACCATCGTCAAGCAAATGAA GATCATCCACCAAGATGGTTACTCGCTGGAGGAATGCCTGGAGTTCATTGCCATCATTTACAGCAACACACTCCAGTCCATGCTGGCCATTGTGCGGGCCATGACCACCCTCAGTATCCAGTACGGGGACACGGCTCgccag GATGATGCCCGTAAACTGCTGCATCTCTCGGACACCATTGAGGAGGGGACCATGCCTAAGGAGATGTCAGAAATCATTGGACGGCTCTGGAAGGACACGGGCATCCAAGCCTGCTTTGACCGCGCCTCTGAGTACCAGCTCAACGACTCTGCGGGCTA CTACCTGTCAGACCTGGAGCGCCTGGTGACCCCTGGCTACGTCCCCACAGAGCAGGACGTGCTGCGTTCCCGCGTCAAGACAACCGGCATCATAGAGACCCAGTTCTCCTTCAAAGACCTTAACTTCAG GATGTTTGACGTGGGCGGACAGCGCTCAGAGAGGAAGAAGTGGATCCACTGCTTTGAGGGTGTGACCTGCATCATCTTCATCGCGGCTCTCAGTGCCTACGACATGGTCCTGGTGGAGGATGATGAAGTG AACCGCATGCACGAGAGCCTGCACCTCTTCAACAGCATCTGCAACCATCGCTACTTTGCCACCACCTCCATCGTCCTCTTCCTCAACAAGAAGGACGTCTTTCTGGAGAAGATCAAGAAGGCCCATCTCAGCATCTGCTTCCCTGACTATGATG GTCCCAACACCTATGACGATGCCGGCAACTACATCAAGCTGCAGTTCCTGGAGCTGAACATGCGAAGGGACGTGAAGGAGATCTACTCCCACATGACCTGCGCCACCGATACAGAGAACGTCAAGTTCGTCTTCGACGCCGTGACTGACATCATCATCAAGGAGAACCTCAAGGACTGCGGGCTGTTCTGA